The stretch of DNA TTGTGGATGTGACGGTCATTGCTTTACTCCATTATTCTGGTTTCTGATTACTCCTGATGTTTTGTCCGGTCCAGCAATTTATCGTTGGCAGCACGGGCGGAGTGGTCTATCAATGGATGATCATAACCCTAACCGGACCCTTCTCTGGAATTAACGCATGGCTGAAAAGCAATCCCTTCCCCTCCTCGAATTCATCACTTTATGCTGCGTGGTCTTCATGGCCGTGTGCAACATTTCCGTTTACTACAGTCTGAATGTTTACCTGCAAGAGCTTGGATTTAATAAGACTGTTTCCGGATTACTGATAAGTGTCTATTCTCTTTCCGGCATGTTCATGTATCTTACGGTCAGTAGTCGAATTACTGCCGTGAATGCCTACCGTTTCATGTTCGCAGGTATGGTGCTGGTCGGGTTCTGCGGTTGCGGATATATTTATTTGCATGATTTTTTACCGCTTCTGCTGCTGCGTATCGGGCAGGGGGTGGGCATCTTCATGCTGCTGGCTCCGTGTGTGGCAATTCTAGTCTCCATGGTCAGTCAGAAAAATGTAGGCTCGGCATTCAGCCTTTATTCAACAGCCCTGCTGCTGCCCTATGCGGTCATGCCCCATGTGTCTGAACAGTTCGGAGCTCTGGTTGCGGGGCCGGAGTGTATTTATGCCGGGACTGCCGGGCTGATTCCGCTGGCGTTTTTGCTGACCCTCTTTCTTAGATTTCGAACTTCGCAAATAGCAAAGCACGTGCAGACAGAAGGTGAAACCGAAGCTGTTTCCATGCGCGAATCATACGCCAATCTGCTGCAGCTTAAGATCTTTTCAGTGCTGGCAGTGAACGGTGTCTATTTTATGATTTTTACCGGGCTGTTCTTTTTGTTTCAGGATTTTGCCCATTCACGGGGCGTGTTTAAGGCCGGATATTTCTTTTCCTTACAGATGGGGGTGATGATCGCCATCCGTTTATTTGGCGGAGCTATTTTTGACCGCTTCTCCAAGCGCGGACTGATTGTGACCGCTTTTATGCTTACTGCCGTGGGTTTTGTGATGCTGAACGGATTGCATGATGAATCCATGCTCCTGCCCATCGCCGTTATATTCGGTACAGGCATGGGGCTTAGTGCTCCGGCTCTTAATTCACTGATGTTTGTAGTCAGTGAACCCCGTTTCCGCAGTTTTAATGTGAACATGATGATGTTTACCGTACACGCGGGGTCATTCTTCGGTCCGCTCATGGGTGGAATTGCCGTGGATTACATGGGTTATGACGGATTTTTAAATATTGCCGCTGCGGGAACCGTGGTTACGGCTATGGTTTTTATGCTGCTGGGGCGGGCGCAGGATTAATTACTGGCTGGGAGATGAAAATGGGGCTATGCTGCCATGTTAATTAAAGTCAGGAGGCAGAAATGTCGGATATGAAATTTATGGAAGAGGCTTACAAGCTGGCAAAGAAGAGCTTCGATGAAGGCGGTCTGCCCATCGGTTCGGTGCTGGTCCGTGACGGGGAAATTATCGGTAGCGGGCATAACCAGCGGGTGCAGAAGGGCGATCCCATTGCTCATGGTGAAATGGATTGCATCCGCAATGCCGGGCGGCAGAAAACATATAAAGATACGACGATTTATACCACCCTGTCGCCATGTATGATGTGTTCCGGCACAATCGTGCAGTTCGGAATCTCCCGGGTAGTTATCGGGGAGAACCGTAATTTCGGCGGTAATGAGGAATTCCTCAAGTCCCGTGGAGTTCAGGTGGATATTCTGGACCACCCCAAGTGCATTGAGCTGATGGAACGGCTGAAAGCCGAAAAGCCTGCGCTCTGGGCGGAGGATATCGGGGAAGATTAATTTTTTATTAACTATTTAGTAGCAACCGCTACCCCGAAGCCGATCAGGACCGACCCGGCACAGCGGGTGGCGATTTTCCAGATTTTCGGGCTGCGGATGGCCGCTCGGCTGCGGTCGCCCAGCCATGCATAGGCCAAAAGGACAGCCAACACCGTGGTGATGATCGCACTGACAACGATTAGGGCATCAGTTGCGGTCAGATGTTGTAAATCCATGAAGCCGGGCAGAAAGCCGCAGTAAAATGCGATGACTTTGGGGTTGCCCAGTGATACACAAAGTCCGGCCAGAAAAGTTTTTCTCAGTTTTTTACTTCGCAATTATTTTTGCAATTTTTTCAGCTATGATTTTATTCCCATTTGGTGAGACATGGCAAAAATCAATGTAAATCGGCCAGTCAGAATC from Desulfovibrio sp. JC010 encodes:
- a CDS encoding MFS transporter translates to MAEKQSLPLLEFITLCCVVFMAVCNISVYYSLNVYLQELGFNKTVSGLLISVYSLSGMFMYLTVSSRITAVNAYRFMFAGMVLVGFCGCGYIYLHDFLPLLLLRIGQGVGIFMLLAPCVAILVSMVSQKNVGSAFSLYSTALLLPYAVMPHVSEQFGALVAGPECIYAGTAGLIPLAFLLTLFLRFRTSQIAKHVQTEGETEAVSMRESYANLLQLKIFSVLAVNGVYFMIFTGLFFLFQDFAHSRGVFKAGYFFSLQMGVMIAIRLFGGAIFDRFSKRGLIVTAFMLTAVGFVMLNGLHDESMLLPIAVIFGTGMGLSAPALNSLMFVVSEPRFRSFNVNMMMFTVHAGSFFGPLMGGIAVDYMGYDGFLNIAAAGTVVTAMVFMLLGRAQD
- a CDS encoding nucleoside deaminase; protein product: MSDMKFMEEAYKLAKKSFDEGGLPIGSVLVRDGEIIGSGHNQRVQKGDPIAHGEMDCIRNAGRQKTYKDTTIYTTLSPCMMCSGTIVQFGISRVVIGENRNFGGNEEFLKSRGVQVDILDHPKCIELMERLKAEKPALWAEDIGED
- a CDS encoding LysE family transporter, with the protein product MRSKKLRKTFLAGLCVSLGNPKVIAFYCGFLPGFMDLQHLTATDALIVVSAIITTVLAVLLAYAWLGDRSRAAIRSPKIWKIATRCAGSVLIGFGVAVATK